The Mytilus galloprovincialis chromosome 2, xbMytGall1.hap1.1, whole genome shotgun sequence genome has a window encoding:
- the LOC143065219 gene encoding chitin synthase chs-2-like isoform X5, with translation MTDTVPTHSHKSENTGITESSEKESDPYEEQLKDSNCSPEKVLKVCFAIFLFIMVICSGFVARISLHILIWHTSPPVQSGRSKLGTLGGLLESNCSTCSTNNTIACNLDTSQVDESWIWAVFLVIIAPYLLTFLSTFFRICFKSNKAINWKILFVALVIETIHSVGLSILAFVILPVFDPASASVVYMSVAVIPSVLDVIDKLTSKQATQVSPSLPFCSESKKISLIFPVIGAALQMTGIGFVAWYIKHDLMVGLFVMASIFVSIKYWENFISIKQNSQHLKHLKTLKFELQTGRTKVTCLLSIWKIFITFLVVVAVFCVRSNNSMNGFKSLFNHGMSTLYSFFGSQEFGQNSTCQSHVPYFIAVVTIVCDYLCYKASKIVCVINCQRFAFSPILSMLPIVTTLSLVALMHDPNFLRLESCDMFFSDWCISGIDRLPENCLEILIAFIVLTISLIFITRHIWKVDGYKHGETTRIFVMPFYCGMFIDLSLTLNRRRSDKEYDIVLCTKEEDDTNRTEKKKMRLACCATMWHETAAEMEQLLKSLFSLDHRQNTNDWHAKVKNDEEEVEDFDLEGHIFFDNAFDPIKEGEKYADVNEYVKDLISVMSKVGR, from the exons ATGACGGATACAGTTCCTACACATAGTCACAAAAGTGAAAATACAGGGAT CACTGAATCTTCTGAAAAAGAAAGCGACCCATATGAGGAGCAACTTAAAGATTCGAATTGTTCACCAGAGaaagttttaaaagtttgttttgcCATATTTCTGTTTATCATGGTGATCTGTAGTGGATTTGTAGCAAGAATATCACTTCATATCCTGATTTGGCACACGAGTCCTCCAGTACAGTCTGGCAGGTCCAAACTTGGTACACTCGGTGGTTTGTTGGAGTCCAACTGTTCCACCTGTTCCACAAATAACACAATAGCTTGCAATTTGGACACGTCTCAGGTTGATGAATCTTGGATATGGGCAGTATTTCTTGTCATCATTGCACCCTATCTATTAACATTTCTGTCAACGTTTTTTAGAATTTGCTTTAAATCGAATAAAGCAATCAACTGGAAAATACTATTTGTG GCACTGGTTATTGAAACGATCCATTCTGTTGGTCTTTCTATCTTAGCTTTCGTCATATTGCCTGTATTCGATCCTGCTTCCGCTTCCGTTGTGTATATGTCAGTAGCAGTGATACCGTCTGTATTAGATGTTATTGATAAACTGACAAGCAAACAAGCAACTCAAGTTTCTCCCAGTCTTCCATTCTGCAGTGAGTCCAAAAAGATCTCACTTATCTTTCCTGTTATAGGGGCGGCTCTTCAAATGACTGGAATTGGATTTGTTGCTTGGTATATAAAACATGATTTGATGGTTGGTTTGTTTGTTATGGCTAGCATTTTTGTTTCTATCAAATATTGGGAAAACTTTATTAGCATTAAACAGAACTCTCAAcatttgaaacatttaaaaacgCTGAAATTTGAATTACAAACCGGTCGGACTAAGGTAACATGCCTTTTAAGCATATGGAAGATTTTTATAACTTTTCTTGTAGTAGTTGCTGTTTTTTGTGTACGATCAAATAACTCAATGAATGGTTTCAAATCTCTCTTTAATCATGGAATGTCtactttatattctttttttggATCGCAAGAATTTGGACAAAATTCGACATGCCAAAGTCATGTGCCATATTTTATAGCTGTGGTTACCATTGTCTGTGACTATTTATGTTATAAAGCTTCAAAAATTGTGTGTGTCATTAACTGTCAAAGGTTCGCTTTCAGTCCAATATTAAGTATGCTGCCAATTGTTACAACTTTGTCCTTAGTTGCGCTGATGCATGATCCAAATTTTCTAAGACTTGAGTCATGTgacatgtttttctctgactggtGCATAAGTGGGATTGATCGACTACCAGAAAATTGCTTAGAAATCTTGATTGCCTTCATAGTATTAACTATCTCCCTGATTTTCATAACAAGGCATATTTGGAAAGTTGATGGATACAAGCACGGAGAGACAACAAG GATATTTGTGATGCCATTCTATTGTGGGATGTTTATAGACCTTTCGTTGACATTAAATCGTCGAAGAAGTGACAAAGAATATGACATAGTTCTTTGCACg AAAGAAGAAGATGACACAAATAGAACTGAGAAGAAGAAAATGCGATTAGCATGTTGTGCAACGATGTGGCACGAAACTGCCGCAGAAATGGAACAGTTGTTGAAGTCTTTATTCAG TTTAGACCACAGGCAGAACACAAACGACTGGCATGCTAAAGTAAAAAACGATGAGGAGGAAGTGGAAGATTTTGATTTGGAAg